In the Colias croceus chromosome 1, ilColCroc2.1 genome, tatgcttCAACTTTTACTTTAGCCATATTTTGAAGGAGAGAAATCGCTAGCGGATAATCCAATATTTGTTGATCTGTACATACTGTTGATGTCTACTACAGGTGCTGCAACCTGCACAACGTTTTGAATCTctctctttatattattaccacATGGAACAGCTGTCTCAATTCCCATTACTATCTTATACGGAACAGACACGACTAAAAATTCTCCATCAATATACCATTTCGCATTTTCCACTTTCAGTATATCAGACAGCAATTTAACATCTTCAAAAACTTCAGTTGACTTCGCAGCTTTAACATATACAGCTCTATGTTTTAACCGTACCGTAATCATTTTTTGATCAAAACGTGGTAGCctgtactttaaaatataaccgtCTTGTCCATACATTTCTTGAGCTATGTTGGAACTAGTTTTGCAGTAATCTTGATAAGATTCGTCACCTTCAATTGCTTCCTCTCCAATGACGTCGAAATGGAAATCGGCGTCATGATGATGTGAGCAGCCACCAGGTTTATGATCATGATGTTCCCATGAAGCTTCTTCTGATGAATCTGAACCCCAATGACCATTGACTGAGGTCAAAAGAACTGCGAGCGATATGAGACGATACATCGTACACGGCAAATACTTTGAATATTATGCCTATTTGATCCTGAGTCGTCTTTTTATAATTCACGATAAGAATGTTGATAGCCAAAACGTACTTTCCCCTTCTACTTATTGAAAAGGGGATAACTGTCTTATTTTTATCGTATGCTAGCTGCTAGCCCGGATTCGCCCGGGTTGTCTATCGAATTCGTTAAACtaaattttgattattattggAGACTAATTTTAACGTTGAATTTGTTTAAGTATATCCGATACCTTCCTTCTCTGTGTGGATTTAAAAAGaacgttattttaatttttcatttctgTTGCTGTGATCATTTTTATGATTAATGAgta is a window encoding:
- the LOC123695641 gene encoding uncharacterized protein LOC123695641 codes for the protein MYRLISLAVLLTSVNGHWGSDSSEEASWEHHDHKPGGCSHHHDADFHFDVIGEEAIEGDESYQDYCKTSSNIAQEMYGQDGYILKYRLPRFDQKMITVRLKHRAVYVKAAKSTEVFEDVKLLSDILKVENAKWYIDGEFLVVSVPYKIVMGIETAVPCGNNIKREIQNVVQVAAPVVDINSMYRSTNIGLSASDFSPSKYG